AAGGATTGCTGCTTATGCTACTCCCCAGGATCTTTTAAGGAGGGACGTGGCGGAGTTAAATACTTTAAAAGAGCTAAAATTGGGGATTCTTTATACCGGTTTAGAAAGTGGCTCGGATGAAGTGCTTCAAAGAGTGAATAAGGGATTAAATTCTAATCAGATTATTAAGGCAGCAAGGAAAGCTAAGGAAGCAGGTGTCACTATGTCAATAACTGTTATTTTAGGACTGGCAGGAATTGAGGGGAGTGAAAAACATGTCGAGGACACGGCTAGAGTACTCTCAGAGATTGATCCAGAATATGCTGGTGCCTTAACTCTAACCTTGGTTCCTGGCACGCCACTTTATGAAGAATGGAAAGAGGGTAATTTCCATCTGATTTCTCCGTTCCAGTCTCTTGAGGAGTTGAAAACTATTATAGAGCGAGCTAACTTTACTAATTGTTTCTTTAGCTCGATGCATGCCTCAAATTATCAAGCTATTCGGGGGAGATTGCCTCAAGACAAAGAAGGTATGATAGAAGAGTTAGGATATGTTTTAACTAAAAGGGATCCATCTTCGCTTCGGCCAGAGTTTTCAAGGGGATTGTGAAAAGAGGACTGAGAACGGAATAGTGGCCACAGATGTTGAATTCGCATCCTGGGGAAGGTGAAGGGGTTACATTATCCCTATGCTATCATTCACTTGTTGCATTACCGAGGGCCGCACTAAAGAGGAGACTTCAGCTAATACTAAAGAGGCCATTCTCTGTCATATTGAAGGATTAAGAAAAGCGGGTGAGCGGTACCGGGCGAGGAGTGTACTCTAGAACCTGTAAAGACCGTCACAAGAACTTTCGTAAGGAGTAGTTATGAAGCGGACACTCGTACTATTGAAACCGGATGCCCTGGAGAGGGGGCTTGTGGGGGAGATTATCTCCCGCCTTGAGGGGCAGGGGCTCAAGATCGTGGCGGTGAAGATGATCTGGGTGGATGGGGCGCTGGCGAAGC
This genomic interval from Dehalococcoidia bacterium contains the following:
- a CDS encoding radical SAM protein, with the protein product MSFERPLIIRPPSEWKSYFLPLTSGCSNNTCAFCGYFGSKLQMRDIEGVRKEIDALAALVSYGLDIPGVEISPLDYWDGKRVFLQDADALVYPFPKLKEILEYLNKKFPNLERIAAYATPQDLLRRDVAELNTLKELKLGILYTGLESGSDEVLQRVNKGLNSNQIIKAARKAKEAGVTMSITVILGLAGIEGSEKHVEDTARVLSEIDPEYAGALTLTLVPGTPLYEEWKEGNFHLISPFQSLEELKTIIERANFTNCFFSSMHASNYQAIRGRLPQDKEGMIEELGYVLTKRDPSSLRPEFSRGL